A portion of the Cryptomeria japonica chromosome 5, Sugi_1.0, whole genome shotgun sequence genome contains these proteins:
- the LOC131075054 gene encoding uncharacterized protein LOC131075054 isoform X2, whose translation MVQFVNNRTPESTVVTSGTTVNVTAANNNSNAQSMSETSDLSSSTVNVKVEIDAEDGRPPSFKRPKFAVPHQQQQWSSGSNVTRTQAAFYNPLNEPSPLGLTLRKTPSLLDLIQMKLSQEDPAYTSSLNQDAVKRKDARSVAAQASADKLKASNFPVSVLRIGTWECISRYEGDLVAKCYFAKHKLVWEVLDGGLKSKIEIQWSDITALKASCPENEAGTIDIEVSRPPLFFRETNPQPRKHTLWQATSDFTGGQATICRRHFLQCPQGLLNRHYEKLIQCDARLSLLSKKPFPSRGSPFFDARSAAFHDQNEQSHYGHAQDNKSHMLSQFDHLKNEYLLPFPQFPDMSPPVSETLVPKCEALDSEVRTETTSPSSDHGSSDNDELNMKRSQQCEQLRLTESLNGLLDQGSGLLSTSMSNLVSQIGIHFQEQQRHSCSSGSAGEDTWSSNKRMLDEIAQHLLSDSLLSATSDEQSIIARVNSMCCLLQKDVSTEHLSETTPLKVKAPVTDFNFGKCTNEEPEFVDDMDDVRSTLPRSGGLVPHVVENNSTDSNCQTVIPRKESSGDLLLHLPRVASLPQFFIHSSDELATRNESNGTVGGGRLR comes from the exons ATGGTTCAGTTTGTGAACAATAGAACTCCTGAATCTACTGTAGTTACGTCTGGAACCACAGTAAATGTTACAGCTGCTAATAATAATAGTAATGCGCAGAGTATGAGTGAAACCAGCGATTTGAGCTCGTCTACTGTTAATGTTAAGGTGGAGATCGATGCAGAGGATGGCCGCCCTCCGAGTTTTAAAAGGCCCAAATTTGCTGTGCCGCACCAACAG CAACAATGGAGTTCTGGATCAAACGTAACTCGTACACAGGCTGCATTTTACAATCCCTTGAATGAACCAAGCCCACTAGGTTTAACACTACGAAAAACACCTTCCTTGCTGGACCTGATTCAGATGAAGCTATCTCAAGAGGATCCAGCATATACAAGCAGTCTGAACCAGGATGCTGTCAAAAGGAAGGATGCAAGGTCTGTAGCAGCCCAGGCAAGTGCAGACAAGCTTAAAGCCTCCAATTTCCCTGTGTCAGTTTTGAGGATTGGGACTTGGGAG TGCATATCAAGATATGAAGGTGATTTGGTAGCAAAGTGCTACTTTGCAAAGCATAAGCTAGTATGGGAGGTATTGGATGGGGGCTTGAAAAGCAAGATAGAGATACAATGGTCTGATATCACAGCTCTGAAGGCAAGCTGTCCTGAGAATGAGGCTGGAACCATAGACATTGAG GTATCAAGGCCACCGCTATTCTTCAGAGAGACGAATCCTCAGCCGAGAAAGCACACTTTATGGCAGGCTACTTCTGACTTTACAGGAGGACAGGCTACCATATGCAG GAGGCATTTCCTACAGTGTCCTCAAGGATTGCTGAACAGGCACTATGAAAAGCTTATACAATGTGATGCTCGTTTAAGCTTGCTGAGCAAAAAGCCTTTCCCAAGTAGAGGTTCTCCATTTTTTGATGCTAGAAGTGCAGCATTTCATGACCAGAATGAGCAATCCCACTATGGACATGCCCAAGATAACAAATCCCATATGTTGTCACAATTTGATCATTTGAAAAATGAGTATCTTCTGCCCTTCCCACAATTCCCAGATATGTCACCTCCTGTGTCTGAAACATTGGTTCCAAAATGTGAAGCACTTGACTCTGAAGTAAGGACGGAAACGACTTCCCCCAGTTCAG ATCATGGCAGCAGTGACAATGATGAACTGAACATGAAAAGGTCCCAGCAGTGCGAGCAGTTGAGATTAACAGAGTCTCTCAATGGATTACTGGATCAAGGATCTGGATTATTGTCAACATCAATGAGCAATTTGGTTAGTCAAATAGGTATACACTTCCAAGAGCAGCAGAGACATTCTTGCAGCTCTGGTTCTGCAGGTGAAGACACCTGGTCATCAAACaaaagaatgcttgatgaaattGCTCAACATTTGCTGAGTGATTCTCTCCTTTCAGCAACATCTGATGAACAATCAATAATTGCAAGAGTTAATTCCATGTGCTGTCTCCTTCAGAAAGATGTTTCTACTGAGCATTTGTCAGAGACGACTCCTTTAAAGGTTAAAGCTCCAGTCACAGACTTTAATTTTGGAAAATGTACTAACGAAGAACCTGAATTTGTGGATGATATGGATGATGTGAGATCTACACTCCCAAGGAGTGGTGGTCTTGTTCCTCATGTGGTTGAAAACAATTCTACGGATTCTAATTGCCAAACTGTTATACCAAGGAAGGAGTCATCTGGAGATTTGCTGCTACATCTCCCTCGTGTTGCATCCCTTCCCCAGTTCTTTATTCATTCTTCAGATGAGCTAGCTACAAGAAATGAGTCGAATGGGACAGTTGGAGGTGGTCGACTAAGATGA
- the LOC131075054 gene encoding uncharacterized protein LOC131075054 isoform X1: MVQFVNNRTPESTVVTSGTTVNVTAANNNSNAQSMSETSDLSSSTVNVKVEIDAEDGRPPSFKRPKFAVPHQQQQWSSGSNVTRTQAAFYNPLNEPSPLGLTLRKTPSLLDLIQMKLSQEDPAYTSSLNQDAVKRKDARSVAAQASADKLKASNFPVSVLRIGTWECISRYEGDLVAKCYFAKHKLVWEVLDGGLKSKIEIQWSDITALKASCPENEAGTIDIEVSRPPLFFRETNPQPRKHTLWQATSDFTGGQATICRRHFLQCPQGLLNRHYEKLIQCDARLSLLSKKPFPSRGSPFFDARSAAFHDQNEQSHYGHAQDNKSHMLSQFDHLKNEYLLPFPQFPDMSPPVSETLVPKCEALDSEVRTETTSPSSVMDSRAIEDHGSSDNDELNMKRSQQCEQLRLTESLNGLLDQGSGLLSTSMSNLVSQIGIHFQEQQRHSCSSGSAGEDTWSSNKRMLDEIAQHLLSDSLLSATSDEQSIIARVNSMCCLLQKDVSTEHLSETTPLKVKAPVTDFNFGKCTNEEPEFVDDMDDVRSTLPRSGGLVPHVVENNSTDSNCQTVIPRKESSGDLLLHLPRVASLPQFFIHSSDELATRNESNGTVGGGRLR; the protein is encoded by the exons ATGGTTCAGTTTGTGAACAATAGAACTCCTGAATCTACTGTAGTTACGTCTGGAACCACAGTAAATGTTACAGCTGCTAATAATAATAGTAATGCGCAGAGTATGAGTGAAACCAGCGATTTGAGCTCGTCTACTGTTAATGTTAAGGTGGAGATCGATGCAGAGGATGGCCGCCCTCCGAGTTTTAAAAGGCCCAAATTTGCTGTGCCGCACCAACAG CAACAATGGAGTTCTGGATCAAACGTAACTCGTACACAGGCTGCATTTTACAATCCCTTGAATGAACCAAGCCCACTAGGTTTAACACTACGAAAAACACCTTCCTTGCTGGACCTGATTCAGATGAAGCTATCTCAAGAGGATCCAGCATATACAAGCAGTCTGAACCAGGATGCTGTCAAAAGGAAGGATGCAAGGTCTGTAGCAGCCCAGGCAAGTGCAGACAAGCTTAAAGCCTCCAATTTCCCTGTGTCAGTTTTGAGGATTGGGACTTGGGAG TGCATATCAAGATATGAAGGTGATTTGGTAGCAAAGTGCTACTTTGCAAAGCATAAGCTAGTATGGGAGGTATTGGATGGGGGCTTGAAAAGCAAGATAGAGATACAATGGTCTGATATCACAGCTCTGAAGGCAAGCTGTCCTGAGAATGAGGCTGGAACCATAGACATTGAG GTATCAAGGCCACCGCTATTCTTCAGAGAGACGAATCCTCAGCCGAGAAAGCACACTTTATGGCAGGCTACTTCTGACTTTACAGGAGGACAGGCTACCATATGCAG GAGGCATTTCCTACAGTGTCCTCAAGGATTGCTGAACAGGCACTATGAAAAGCTTATACAATGTGATGCTCGTTTAAGCTTGCTGAGCAAAAAGCCTTTCCCAAGTAGAGGTTCTCCATTTTTTGATGCTAGAAGTGCAGCATTTCATGACCAGAATGAGCAATCCCACTATGGACATGCCCAAGATAACAAATCCCATATGTTGTCACAATTTGATCATTTGAAAAATGAGTATCTTCTGCCCTTCCCACAATTCCCAGATATGTCACCTCCTGTGTCTGAAACATTGGTTCCAAAATGTGAAGCACTTGACTCTGAAGTAAGGACGGAAACGACTTCCCCCAGTTCAG TAATGGATTCACGGGCCATTGAAGATCATGGCAGCAGTGACAATGATGAACTGAACATGAAAAGGTCCCAGCAGTGCGAGCAGTTGAGATTAACAGAGTCTCTCAATGGATTACTGGATCAAGGATCTGGATTATTGTCAACATCAATGAGCAATTTGGTTAGTCAAATAGGTATACACTTCCAAGAGCAGCAGAGACATTCTTGCAGCTCTGGTTCTGCAGGTGAAGACACCTGGTCATCAAACaaaagaatgcttgatgaaattGCTCAACATTTGCTGAGTGATTCTCTCCTTTCAGCAACATCTGATGAACAATCAATAATTGCAAGAGTTAATTCCATGTGCTGTCTCCTTCAGAAAGATGTTTCTACTGAGCATTTGTCAGAGACGACTCCTTTAAAGGTTAAAGCTCCAGTCACAGACTTTAATTTTGGAAAATGTACTAACGAAGAACCTGAATTTGTGGATGATATGGATGATGTGAGATCTACACTCCCAAGGAGTGGTGGTCTTGTTCCTCATGTGGTTGAAAACAATTCTACGGATTCTAATTGCCAAACTGTTATACCAAGGAAGGAGTCATCTGGAGATTTGCTGCTACATCTCCCTCGTGTTGCATCCCTTCCCCAGTTCTTTATTCATTCTTCAGATGAGCTAGCTACAAGAAATGAGTCGAATGGGACAGTTGGAGGTGGTCGACTAAGATGA